In the Blautia coccoides genome, AAAATATTTATCGGCTAGGAGAATGAGAATATGAAGAAAAAAACATTTGCAGTCATTGGTCTGGGAAAGTTCGGCTATGCTGTGGCGGAGACGCTGGCAAAGGCCGGATATGAGGTTCTGGCGGTGGACGGGGATAATGAAAGGGTGCAGGCCATCGCCCCCTATGCATCCTATCCTCTGTGCGCGGATGTGACAGAGCCGGGGGTGATGGAGTCCCTGGATTTTTCCAATGTGGATGTGGCCGTCATCGGTATTTCCGACCATATGGAGGCCAGCATTATAGCCACTCTTTACGCAAAGGAAGCAGGGGTATCCTATGTGCTGGTAAAGGCAAACGGCGTACTTCACGGGCATATTTTGAAGAAGATCGGTGCGGATGAGGTGATTTTTCCCGAATATAATACCGGTGTGCGTGTTGCCAAGAATTTCATTTCAGGCAGATTTAAGGATTTCTTTGAGCTTTCAGACGAAGTCAGCATGGTGGAAATGCATGTGCCTGACGTGTGGGTAGGGAAAAGCCTGATCGAGCTGGACCTGCGGGGACGCTACGGCATCAATGTGATTGCCGTGAAAGAAGGGGAGAACGTCACCATTGAGATGAATCCAAAGGAACCGCTGAGAACAGGACAGACCTTGGGAATTGTGGGGAAAAACGAAATCCTCTCCAGGCTCAGCGAGACCAACTATCGGGATTGAGGTATTCTATATGATCACAAGCATGTCAAATTCACAGATAAAGCACATACAGCAGCTCATGAAAAAAGCCAAGGCCCGCCGGGAAAGCGGGCTTTTTGTGGTGGAAGGGATCAAGATGTTCAGGGAGGCACCAAAAGAGAGGATACATAGGGTATATGCCTCTGTCTCGTTTTTGGAGTCAAAGGACAACCGTACCATTCTGGAGGAAAAAGGATTCGGGCCGGGAAGTCCGGAGATGGAGGAAGTGGAGGATAAGATATTCCGCTCCCTTTCCGATACGGTGACTCCCCAGGGAATCCTCTGCCTTGTCAGACAGTTAAATACTCCGCTCTCTTCCATGCTGGAGACAGAGGATGGGCAGGAGCCTCTGCTCATGATACTGGAGGATCTACAGGACCCGGGCAATCTGGGAACCATCCTGCGTACTGGTGAGGGTGCAGGGGTATCCGGCGTGATCCTGAATAAAAACTGCGTAGACTTGTACAATCCCAAAGTGATCCGTTCTACAATGGGCTCTGTGTACCGGGTACCTGTGCTTACAGTGGACAGCATTTTAGATATCCTTCCGGAACTGAAGAGACAGGGCGTGCGGACATATGCGGCGCATCTGCAGGGGGCGCATTTTTACGACCAGGAGAATTTGGGAGGAAAGGCTGCTTTCTTTATAGGAAATGAGGGAAACGGCCTGTCTGATGATCTGTCCGGCCGGGCAGACTGCCTCATAAAAATACCCATGATGGGACAGGTGGAATCCCTGAATGCAGCCATGGCTGCGGGGATACTCATGTATGAGGCGTCAAGACAGAGAAGACAGCTCCTGAGGAGCTGATTAAAAAAAGATTCTGTGAATGCGGAGTGATCCGTTTTCATTAGAGTCTTTTTTTATAAATTATATATGTCTTTTTGACTATCTTTTTATATCTTCTTAAATGTCCGCAAAGCCTTATTTTATAGGCTCTACGGGCATTTTGCTTTTGTGGTAAACCTCACATATCTAGGTCTATCTTCTTATATTTTCGCTATCAAACGTGGTTAAAATCGTGGTAAATACTTCTTATGCGATTAGACGCTGAACCTCTGATTTTGCGGTATCTATGGACGCATGAGCGTACCAGTTCATTGTGATACTGATATTTGAATGTCCCATGATATACTGTAAATCTTTCGGGTTCATGTTCTTGCTTGCCAGTCTTGTGCAGAACGTATGGCGTAGCGTATGTGGTGTGATATGTGGCAAGGGGTTATCCTTATGGTGCTTGTTGTATTTCTTTACCATACGGACAAATAAGGCGTTGTAATCAATGGCAACTTTCGGCTTGCCTTTCTGATTGACAAATAGGAAGTTGCCCCGTCCGTCTATCACAAATGGTTCTGCCTTTGGGCGTTTCTTCATCACTCGTTGAAATGCTTGTATCGTTTCTTTGCTTAATGGCACTTGCCTTGTTCCGCTTTTTGTCTTAGGCGTTTCAATATAATAGCCTTGTTCCTTGCTCTTTAGTAACTGGTGGTCGATAACTACAACCTCATGGATAAAATCAACGTCCATGATTGTCAGTCCGCACAGTTCCGAGATACGAAGTCCAGTCTTTAACAGTATCAGCACATCATCATAATACTTGTGATACACATTGTCCGTCTTGATGAATGACAGTAGGACTTGTTCCTGTTCTTCTGTCAATGCGACTTTCTCTTTGGTATCATTTTCTAGGACTTCACTCAACTTGAAATCAAAGGGATTTTTCCTTACACAATCGTCTTGTATAGCGATATAGAATGACGCTTTTAATGAGCGTTTATAATTGTTAATGGTATTGTAGGAAAAGCCTTTGTCTTTCATGCGTAACGCCCATTCCTTAGCGTCAGAGAGCTTGATTGTGTCAATGCTCCTAGCACCTAACTTGTCCTCTTTTAATAACCGCATGAGTTGTTCCCGTTGTTTCTGTGTGCTTTTCTTCACGTTTGCCCTCTGTGCGTTCTGTTTGGCGTAAAGTTGGCAAAGCGTCATTTTCTTGCCTGTGCTGTCGATACCGTCCTCAATATCCCGTCTTATCTGCTGTTCCAGTTCTCGAAGTGAGGGTTTTTCCCGTTTTCCCTTTGGTGTCGGGTCTGTGGGTGTCAATCTCCAGGCATACACATATTTTGTGTTTCCAAATGCGTCCACATATTTATATAAGTATTTCCCGTCTGTTCGTTGGCTCTCTCCAGTATGCAGGATACGTCCTTTGCTATCCCGTCTTTTTTCTTTCATGGTGTCTGCTCCTTTCCTTGTTGGAAAGAGCCTTGATATGACTTGTGTTCATCATAACACATACAAGGCTCATTTGCATTAGATTGCGTCCAATTTATCAATGACCTTTTCAAACTGTCGGCGTTTAATCTGTATGCGGTTGCCATTCATAATGAGCCAGCCAGCGTCCTTGTTTTCCTCTGCCAAGCGTCTTAGCTTGTTTTCTCCGATACGGAAATATTTTGACGCTTCTTCAATGGTAAGGGTGTATTTTTCCCATACGGGAATATCGTTGTTATTCATCAGATACCCCCTTTCCCATGTTTCGTGTCATACTGGATATAGGGGATAAGGTCGGTGCGGTTTATCCTCTGTAAATGGGCGGTCAGTTTACTGGAAAGGGAAGTGCTGTATCTTGCCTTATCAAGCATAGTTCCCACCCGTTCCAGTCCACCTAATGCGTCATGTTCTTCCAAGAAATAAAAACTTTTGACAGCAGAAATCACGCCACCCTCTGTGAGCCATTGCTGTGTTTCCTCAAGGGAATTTTGCTGTTTTGGTACTTGCAGTTTCAAGACTTCCACAGCCCCTAAAAAGCGTTCCCAAAACCGACACGTTTTCCATCTGCTTTTATTACTTTCGTTTCTGTTTGGCACAACAAAGCGTAGGTTGTTTGCCAATAACCCGAAAGCCAGTTTCCCAAGTTCCAGCGGTCTGTCTTTGAATGTCATGGCAAAGACATGAGCCTTATCATCACGCAGTTGCATTTCTGTCCGTTTCCAACTGCCGACTTCATTAAGTGTCTTATTATGTTTTGAACATACTTCCTTATCCTTGTCATAAAAGCGGTAAGACAATCCCGATTTACCAGCACCGATATAAACAGTCTTTGCGGTGTCGAAATCATCAAACTTGCTTTCATCAAAGTGGTAGCCCTCACTATTCGAGATAAATTCCTCTTTTTCGCATTTCTTCTTTATCTGCTCTATGGTAAAGAATGGCTTTTCGTTCTTATCATCAATGGCAATATCAAGCCTTGTGAAATGGAAATTATCCAGTCCGTATCTTCGCTCACAATGTTTGAACATATCCCCAAAGGTATAATTCCTACTGTCGAGAATACGGAAAATATCATCACACCCTCTGCCAGTCATAACAAGATAACAGCCTAGCCCTTGTGGGTTGTCCTCTGTCTTTCTTGCGTCCCCTGATACATAAATATCTCCAATCTGCCAGCGTGCTTGATAAGTCTTGAATTTAACGCTTGCCGGATAGACATTGAAAATGTCAGTCGGTAAACCTAAAATGTGCATGATGACATCTTCTGCGGTTGCGGTTTCAAATACAATGCTGATGTAATCAATCTTAACGGATAAATTTTTGTGTGTAGTTATAGTGCATTACTCCTTTCGTACTTCCCGTTTTTTTGCGGGGTAAAAATCGTGTTTTTTCCTTTATTTATCACAGTTTCTAGGTACTATGACATGTATGCGCAGGGCGGTGTTACATATACGCCCTTTACGAACGCCTAAAGGCGTTCCCTTTCTTCCTGTGTCTGATCCGTTCTTAACGCTCACGAGCCTTGTAAGGCTCGTGGCTAAACGGAACAGCCCCAGTCAGAAACCTTATTTTCGGTCTGATAGTCCATGCTTATTCATGCTATCAAAGTGAAAATATATCTTTTCTATGCTTACTCAAGCGTGTGATTGACCCTAGTGTGCTTAATCACTCTAACTGATATGATAATAACGCCATTAGAATTACTTGTCAAGAAGTTTTTGTTGACTTTTAGATATATATTAAGTATGATATGCTTATAAATACCAAGAAAAGCAACGAAAGGAGCGGTTATACTAAGTTATGGAGCATTATGAAAAGAAAGTTAGTTTCTTAGGAGAGAACATACAAACCATAAGAAAACACAGAGGAATGAAACAACAAGAACTTGCGGATAAAATCGGTATCAATATGCAGAGCCTTTCCAAGATTGAACGTGGCGTGAATTATCCTACCTTTGATACGTTAGAGAAGATAATGGACGTGCTGGGAGTAACGCCCAATGAATTATTATCGGGAGAATGGAAGTATGTTAATCAAGCCGAAAAGGAAGTCTGCCAGTTTTTAAGAATTGAAGAACGATTAAATGCAGAACTAAAACATGGACATTATGACAACTTCTTTGACAGCGAGGAAGAATGGCTGGAATATGAGTTGGAAAAGTTACGGGAATATATTACCGACTACATCAACGGGAAAAGTATTGTAGCGTCCGACCTTTATCCAATCAAAGAATTTATCCAGCATTTGAAATTTCAAAAACTGTTAGACCGCTATGATGATTTATACAGCATGGATATGTTCGGGGAAAGCATAGAGGGACATAAATATAGGACACCTTATCAAGTCGTAAAAATGATAAACCCAAATGCAAAAGAAGATATGGAATTATTACGGGAAGTATTGAAAAATAACCATTTTGATGATGAGGACGAATAACTTTTTTCCTCTTTGTAGAAGATACAGCAAACAAAAAGCCCAGTAAAGAGTGCAAAGCACCACCAATGGTGGCAAGGCTCTTGACAGGGCTTTTTCTTTTCTGTGGAGGGTAATCAAGAGGAAGAAAAGATAAAATTTGATTTGTGGTAAATCGGATAATATCAATGAAATTGTCACGGTACAAGTTTGGGCTATATAAGGAATAGTAACTGGAAGATTGTAGGGTAATCAAAAAGGCGTGTATTTTAAATCAGAGATACACGTCTTTGAAATGAATGAAATTCAATGAATTTTATTCATTGACAATCGTTCATTCACGAGATATAATTTTAGTGAAAGGAGTTGATTACATGAATATTACGAAACAAAAATCACAAAAGACTTTTGATAAGCAAGCTGCCGATTATGATACAAATATTCAGGGAGAACATGCTCGAAAACTCTATAAGCCGATTATAGAAAATTTAAAAAATAAGAATATACATTCTATATTAGATTTAGGTTGTGGAACGGGTGCGTTACTTAAAGAAATAAAAGAATTAAATATAGCAGAACAACTATTTGGAATAGATATATCTCCCAATATGCTTGAAATTGCAGAAAATAAACTAGGAAATGATGCAACACTTATCTTAGGCGATTCTGAGAGATTACCTTTTGAAGATAGTTCTTTTGACGCCATTGTATGTAATGACTCATTTCATCATTATCCACAACCAGATATTGTAGAGAAAGAAGTGTCTAGGTGTTTAAAGCAAAATGGAGTATTCATTATCGGTGATTGTTGGCAACCAATCGGAGCAAGACAGATAATGAATTACTATATGAAACACAGCAATAGTGGAGATGTAAAGATTTATTCAAAAAAGGAAATGTTGTTATTATTATCAAAAGACTTCCACGAAATTGAATGGAAATCTTTTGGCACAAGATCTTGTTTAATTATAGCATACAATAATTAAACCGCAAGAAAGGAAAGAAAACAATGCGTATTTCAAAAGAACCAGAGGAACGTAAACAAGAAATTTTAGAAACAGCCATTAAATTATTTAGTGTAAATGGGTTTGAAAAAACTTCAATATCAGACATAGCAAAAGAAATTGGAATAGCACAAGGATTATGTTATAGATATTTCCCATCAAAAGATGTACTTTTTCAGTCTGCTATCAATGAATATTCAAATATTTTAGTCGCCAATATGACAAAAAATATAAATATAAAAAAGGATAGTTTAAAAGATATTTTGCGGAAGATGATACTTTTTGCAGAACAAGAAGATGATACATATTATCCAGTTTTTCATAATAACCAAAATAAAAATTTCCATAATTTATTAACATTGAATGTATGTGAAAAACTTTTTCCTATTGTATCTGAAATTATTGAAAGAGCAAATTACACAAATGAAATACAAGTCAATGATGTTGAAATGTATGCCAGTTTTTGTATATATGGACAACTAGGAATTATTTTAAATACCGATATATCAATTAAAGAAAAGAGTTCACGGATAAAGGCATTTTTTAGGGACTTGTTTAGGCTTTAAATCTTCCCCTGCCAAAAGGCAGGGAATATTTAAATAAATTAAATGAATAATTTTCATTCAATAGGAGGAATTAAAATGAACAAAAATATTGATTTTGTAAACGGAAACACAAAAAAATGTTTACTTGAAATGACTGTTCCTATGATAATAGCTATGTTTTTAAATATGGCATATAATCTCGTAGACAGTCTTTGGATTGGAAATTTGTTAGGTGAGCAGGCATACGCAGCGTTAACAAACTCGACACCTATTATTTTAATCTTAACTTCAATTGGTATGGGAGCGACAAACGGGTTAGCCATTCTATTGTCACAGGTAATTGGTGCGAAAAATGAGCAAAAGAAAAAGAATATTATAGTTACTTCTTTTTTTGTATCTATAATTCTTTCAGTGTTTATGACAATTGTGTTGGAGATTTTTTTAGAGCCTATTTTGATAGTTTTAAATACACCGACTGAAATTTTTGATATGGCAAAAAATTACTTATCTATATATGCTTTGGGATATGTAGCAGTTTATTTGTATTTATACTTTACAGCCATTTTAAGAAGTTTTGGCAATACTATGTTTCAAGCAGTTGCAATGCTTGTGTCTACTTTATTGAATGCTATTTTAGATCCTATTTTCATTAACATAATTGGATTTCACGGAGCGGCAATCGCAACCTTAATATCACAGATTATTTGTTTGGCGTTTATGTGCATTTATATTTATCGCAAAAAATTATTTAACCTTTCACTATCTGATTTTGATACAAAAGAGATTATGCCGTTTGTAAAAAATGCTGTGCCGTCTGTCATTCAACAAAGTATTCCTGCTATTAGTACAACATTTTTAACTGCTATTGTTAGTACTTATAGTATTTCTGCTATTGCTGGCTACGGAGTTGCTGGAAAATTAGAAATGATATTATTTTATCCTGCTATGGCTCTTAATATGGTGTTGACTTCAATCGTAGGGCAATGTATTGGAGCACAACGTATCGACAGAGCAAAGAATTATCTGAAATTGGCGTTAAAATATGGTATTGTTGTTTCAAGTGTATTATCAGCAGTTGTTATTTTCTTCTCTAAACAGTTGGCAAAATTGTTTGTTTCCAACGTAACTGTAACAAATGTTGTCAGCCATTATTTTTTAATTGTTAGTATCGGTTATGTTCTTTACACTATTACTAGTTGCTACTTAGGTACTTTAAATGGTATAGGAAAACCAACAAAAAGTATGATACTAATGATATTCTACTATATTATTATTCGTATTCCTTTTGCCTATCTATTATCTTGGCTGGCAGAAAATTTAAATGGTGTTTGGATAGCGATTTTAATCAGTCACATAGTCGCCTGCATTATAACTATTTTAACAAGTAATCAAATTATTAAGCGGTTATATGGAAAACTTTATGATAGGACTAAAAAAGCAAGATATAAAAGCATTGAAAGTAACTGCTGTGGAAAGTTTTAGGAATAATCTTATACGATTATGCACTACCTAACAGCATTTTATCAACAACTAAATATTTTACAATATTAAAAGTTCGTACAGACGGTATATTTTGTACGGACTTTTTTCTTGTTCTTCTTTCTGTATTTTCCAAAGATATAGACGGTATCTCCGTTTATATATTTCAGCGTATGCGGAAAGGAGGTGAGATTATGAACCCAACTTCTTTCGAGCATATCGTTAGAATACAGTTTAATGCTTTGATGATGACTGTTATTAAATGCACAGTAAAAAACAGAAACAGACAGTTTGCAAGACGTTCTAAGCGTGAAGTTTTATTCTGTGAATTATCAGATACGAAAAATGTTGAATGTGTAACTAAGGATAACTATTCTTGTGATTACATTTCGTTTGAAGTCTTGAATTTTACAATTCAAATATCAAATGAGAAACTTGCTGTTGCTTTATATAAGTTATCGAATAAAGAGCGTGATGTAATTCTATTACGCTATTTTCAAAGTATGAGCGACCAAGAAATAGCCGAATTATATCATGTATCACGTTCTGCTATTTATCGCAGAAGAAGTAACGGATTGAAGAAACTAAAAACAGTATTGAAAGAAAGGAATTGAACCAATGAAAAAAGAATATGGCTACCCTACATTAAAAGTAATATGTCAAGCGTCTGCTGGAAATGAAACTGCCATAAGAGAGATTTTGAAGTTTTATGACGCTTATATCTGTAAATTATGCTTGCGTCCGTTTTACCACTCTGAAAGTGGTAAAATCATTATGCAGGTTGATGAAGAATTAAAAGGTCAAATCCATACAGAAATGATGAAAGCAATCTTGAAATTTGAAATCAGAGTAAAATAATCATACTACATGAATGAAAAACGGGAGATACACAGATATTTGTGCTATCTCCCATGTTGTTTTTGTGTCATATCAAGGCTCATTCAATCGTGGTAAATTCGTGGTAAAATGAATAGTTTTCTATACTTCAAAATGTTTGAAAGTATAGTGTTTATGCGGATAATCAAAAATCAGATATAAAATTTATTGCAAATTAATATGTATATTTTTCAGTACAAGCAATATATCGCTCCAATGCATCAAAAAATGATAGGCTTTCTGTAAATATCTACAAATTGTTACAAAAATTACCCGCTTGACAATAAAATGTAATCTTGATACAATAAGTCCGTAACAAAAATTAATAAATTTGTAACAAATAAAAACAAATGGACTTATAGGAGGCCTTTTTTTATGAAAGAAAGAATGCGACGTATTTTATGCTGTATGGGAACTGCAGGTGTTATGACAGTCATGATGGCGGTTCCGGCAATGGCAGCAGATGTTACGGAAGATGATCAGAATATAGAAGTGATACAGGAAGCAGAACAGACAGAGGAAGAAGCTAATGCGGATACTGACGTTCAGGATGCAGCGGACAGCCAGGACGCGGAGACTGCGGAAAATGAAGAAGCACAGGCTGAGGATACAC is a window encoding:
- a CDS encoding potassium channel family protein; the encoded protein is MKKKTFAVIGLGKFGYAVAETLAKAGYEVLAVDGDNERVQAIAPYASYPLCADVTEPGVMESLDFSNVDVAVIGISDHMEASIIATLYAKEAGVSYVLVKANGVLHGHILKKIGADEVIFPEYNTGVRVAKNFISGRFKDFFELSDEVSMVEMHVPDVWVGKSLIELDLRGRYGINVIAVKEGENVTIEMNPKEPLRTGQTLGIVGKNEILSRLSETNYRD
- a CDS encoding TrmH family RNA methyltransferase yields the protein MITSMSNSQIKHIQQLMKKAKARRESGLFVVEGIKMFREAPKERIHRVYASVSFLESKDNRTILEEKGFGPGSPEMEEVEDKIFRSLSDTVTPQGILCLVRQLNTPLSSMLETEDGQEPLLMILEDLQDPGNLGTILRTGEGAGVSGVILNKNCVDLYNPKVIRSTMGSVYRVPVLTVDSILDILPELKRQGVRTYAAHLQGAHFYDQENLGGKAAFFIGNEGNGLSDDLSGRADCLIKIPMMGQVESLNAAMAAGILMYEASRQRRQLLRS
- a CDS encoding site-specific integrase; protein product: MKEKRRDSKGRILHTGESQRTDGKYLYKYVDAFGNTKYVYAWRLTPTDPTPKGKREKPSLRELEQQIRRDIEDGIDSTGKKMTLCQLYAKQNAQRANVKKSTQKQREQLMRLLKEDKLGARSIDTIKLSDAKEWALRMKDKGFSYNTINNYKRSLKASFYIAIQDDCVRKNPFDFKLSEVLENDTKEKVALTEEQEQVLLSFIKTDNVYHKYYDDVLILLKTGLRISELCGLTIMDVDFIHEVVVIDHQLLKSKEQGYYIETPKTKSGTRQVPLSKETIQAFQRVMKKRPKAEPFVIDGRGNFLFVNQKGKPKVAIDYNALFVRMVKKYNKHHKDNPLPHITPHTLRHTFCTRLASKNMNPKDLQYIMGHSNISITMNWYAHASIDTAKSEVQRLIA
- a CDS encoding excisionase, translated to MNNNDIPVWEKYTLTIEEASKYFRIGENKLRRLAEENKDAGWLIMNGNRIQIKRRQFEKVIDKLDAI
- a CDS encoding replication initiation factor domain-containing protein; translated protein: MHILGLPTDIFNVYPASVKFKTYQARWQIGDIYVSGDARKTEDNPQGLGCYLVMTGRGCDDIFRILDSRNYTFGDMFKHCERRYGLDNFHFTRLDIAIDDKNEKPFFTIEQIKKKCEKEEFISNSEGYHFDESKFDDFDTAKTVYIGAGKSGLSYRFYDKDKEVCSKHNKTLNEVGSWKRTEMQLRDDKAHVFAMTFKDRPLELGKLAFGLLANNLRFVVPNRNESNKSRWKTCRFWERFLGAVEVLKLQVPKQQNSLEETQQWLTEGGVISAVKSFYFLEEHDALGGLERVGTMLDKARYSTSLSSKLTAHLQRINRTDLIPYIQYDTKHGKGGI
- a CDS encoding helix-turn-helix domain-containing protein; translated protein: MEHYEKKVSFLGENIQTIRKHRGMKQQELADKIGINMQSLSKIERGVNYPTFDTLEKIMDVLGVTPNELLSGEWKYVNQAEKEVCQFLRIEERLNAELKHGHYDNFFDSEEEWLEYELEKLREYITDYINGKSIVASDLYPIKEFIQHLKFQKLLDRYDDLYSMDMFGESIEGHKYRTPYQVVKMINPNAKEDMELLREVLKNNHFDDEDE
- a CDS encoding class I SAM-dependent methyltransferase, with protein sequence MNITKQKSQKTFDKQAADYDTNIQGEHARKLYKPIIENLKNKNIHSILDLGCGTGALLKEIKELNIAEQLFGIDISPNMLEIAENKLGNDATLILGDSERLPFEDSSFDAIVCNDSFHHYPQPDIVEKEVSRCLKQNGVFIIGDCWQPIGARQIMNYYMKHSNSGDVKIYSKKEMLLLLSKDFHEIEWKSFGTRSCLIIAYNN
- a CDS encoding TetR/AcrR family transcriptional regulator; translated protein: MRISKEPEERKQEILETAIKLFSVNGFEKTSISDIAKEIGIAQGLCYRYFPSKDVLFQSAINEYSNILVANMTKNINIKKDSLKDILRKMILFAEQEDDTYYPVFHNNQNKNFHNLLTLNVCEKLFPIVSEIIERANYTNEIQVNDVEMYASFCIYGQLGIILNTDISIKEKSSRIKAFFRDLFRL
- a CDS encoding MATE family efflux transporter, yielding MNKNIDFVNGNTKKCLLEMTVPMIIAMFLNMAYNLVDSLWIGNLLGEQAYAALTNSTPIILILTSIGMGATNGLAILLSQVIGAKNEQKKKNIIVTSFFVSIILSVFMTIVLEIFLEPILIVLNTPTEIFDMAKNYLSIYALGYVAVYLYLYFTAILRSFGNTMFQAVAMLVSTLLNAILDPIFINIIGFHGAAIATLISQIICLAFMCIYIYRKKLFNLSLSDFDTKEIMPFVKNAVPSVIQQSIPAISTTFLTAIVSTYSISAIAGYGVAGKLEMILFYPAMALNMVLTSIVGQCIGAQRIDRAKNYLKLALKYGIVVSSVLSAVVIFFSKQLAKLFVSNVTVTNVVSHYFLIVSIGYVLYTITSCYLGTLNGIGKPTKSMILMIFYYIIIRIPFAYLLSWLAENLNGVWIAILISHIVACIITILTSNQIIKRLYGKLYDRTKKARYKSIESNCCGKF
- a CDS encoding RNA polymerase sigma factor, which produces MNPTSFEHIVRIQFNALMMTVIKCTVKNRNRQFARRSKREVLFCELSDTKNVECVTKDNYSCDYISFEVLNFTIQISNEKLAVALYKLSNKERDVILLRYFQSMSDQEIAELYHVSRSAIYRRRSNGLKKLKTVLKERN
- a CDS encoding helix-turn-helix domain-containing protein, which produces MKKEYGYPTLKVICQASAGNETAIREILKFYDAYICKLCLRPFYHSESGKIIMQVDEELKGQIHTEMMKAILKFEIRVK